In the genome of Streptomyces sp. SAI-127, the window CCGGGACATAGTGGAGGGCATCGACCGCCTGACGGGCGAGGCCGACCGTTATGTGGCGGGTGGCTTCCACGGTGCCGCGTGGCACCTGATCGAGGCGGTCGCTAAGGACGTCAACGACGACCGGGCGCTGCTGCTGATCTGCCGGGAAGGGCCTACGGCCCAGGCCGCGCCGCGCTGACCAGGACACCGGGGTGGGGTGCATCCCAGCCGACTGGGCCGTAGAACTGCACGGAACTCGGCACGCTGCGCCTCATCGGCTTCATCGTGCTCGGCCTCACCGTGGCCGGCCTTCCGGCCCGCTCGGCGCTGCGGCGCGACACACTGGAGGAATGACCGACGAGTTGACCCTGGCCGAAGTCGAGACCCTCGCCCGCGCCGCGCACGAGGGCCAGACCGACAAGGCGGGACGGCCCTACGCCGAACACCTGCGGGCCGTCGCCGAGGGCGTACGCGCGCGTGGCGGCGACGACGAGCAGATCGCGGCGGCCTGGCTGCACGACTCCGTCGAGGACGACGCGCTCTCCGCGCACTGGCTCGACCGGGCCGCGCTGAGCCGCCGTACGAAGGACATCGTGCTCGCCGTCACCAAGCGGTCCGGGGAGCCGCCCGAGGTGTACGCCCGGCGCATCCTGGAGACCCCGGGCGCGCTGCTGGTGAAGGAGGCCGACCTGGCGCACAACGCGGACCCGGCGCGCCTGGCGGTCCTGGACGAGGTGACGCGGAACCGACTGACCGAGAAGTACGCGGGGATGCGCGCGCTTCTCGGTCTGAGCCGGGGGTCTGTCTAGGCGTCGACCTTCTCGCGCGGAGCCGTCGTCCGTGCGCGGACCGGGGCCACGTCGGTGGCGTCCTTCCTGAACGCCCAGTTCATGTCGGGCTCCATCGCGAACCGGAAGACCCGGCGCACCGGCGAGGTGCACAGCAGGGTGACGGCGATCGCGGCCAGGGCGCTCACGAAGAGCTCGCCGAGCGGGCGATGCAGCCAGGCGGGGTCGAACCAGCCCGCGAAACCCGCGCCCTTGATCAGGAAGCCGTGCAGCAGATAGCCGTACAGCGTGCCCGCGCCGAGCGCGGTGAACCACATCCGCCGGCCCGGCACCCAGGCGAAGAAACAGGCCGTCAGCAGCAGCGAACTGCCGAACATGGCCAGCACCATGACCGGCCCCGTCCACCAGGGCGCGCCCATCTCCTGGACGGCGTTGCGGTGGTAGAACCATTCGGTGTTCATC includes:
- a CDS encoding HD domain-containing protein, with translation MTDELTLAEVETLARAAHEGQTDKAGRPYAEHLRAVAEGVRARGGDDEQIAAAWLHDSVEDDALSAHWLDRAALSRRTKDIVLAVTKRSGEPPEVYARRILETPGALLVKEADLAHNADPARLAVLDEVTRNRLTEKYAGMRALLGLSRGSV